A single Salmo trutta chromosome 14, fSalTru1.1, whole genome shotgun sequence DNA region contains:
- the LOC115208149 gene encoding BTB/POZ domain-containing protein KCTD20 isoform X1 has protein sequence MAARPDFQREGRGEKNLSPLSRLPHERVTLMVDGTHFVVDPALFTAHPDTMLGRMFGPARHFTRPNAKGEYEIAEGIGASIFKVVLDFYKGGILQCPEGVSVSELREACDYLCINFDYSTVRCRDLSALLHELSNDGAKRQFDVFLEELVVPVMVSSAQEGERECHIVVLTDDDIVDWDHDNPPPMGEEYSQILYSTKLYRFFKYIENRDVAKALLKERGLKNIRIGIEGILNMMCVWSSCIPGYPTCKEKVKRRPGGRSEVIYNYVQRPFIQLSWEKEEGKSRHVDFQCVRSKSVPNLIASLGEPTRPAATLNPQVDELDRLISPDPRPQSQAPPPPTNDS, from the exons ATGGCAGCACGTCCAGACTTCCAACGTGAGGGGAGGGGCGAGAAGaacctgtctcccctgtctcgcCTCCCTCATGAGCGGGTGACCCTGATGGTGGACGGGACTCACTTTGTGGTGGACCCCGCCCTGTTCACTGCCCACCCTGACACCATGCTGGGGAG GATGTTTGGTCCTGCCCGTCACTTCACGCGGCCAAACGCCAAGGGAGAATATGAGATCGCTGAGGGAATCGGAGCCAGCATATTCAAAGTCGTCCTG GACTTTTACAAAGGGGGTATCCTGCAGTGTCCAGAGGGGGTGTCAGTGTCTGAGCTCAGAGAAGCGTGTGACTACCTCTGTATTAACTTTGACTACAGTACCGTCAGGTGCCGAGACCTCA GTGCGTTGCTACATGAGCTGTCCAACGACGGTGCTAAGCGTCAGTTTGATGTCTTCCTAGAGGAGCTAGTTGTCCCAGTGATGGTGTCCAGTGctcaggagggggagagggagtgtcACATCGTAGTTCTCACAGATGATGACATAGTGGATTGGGACCATGACAACCCTCCACCCATGGGAGAGGAATACTCACAGA TTCTGTACAGCACCAAGCTCTACCGCTTCTTCAAGTACATAGAGAACAGAGATGTGGCCAAAGCACTGTTAAAGGAGAGAGGACTGAAGAACATTCGCATCGGCATTGAGG GGATACTGAACATGATGTGCGTCTGGTCCTCATGTATCCCAGGGTACCCTACCTGTAAGGAGAAGGTGAAGCGCCGTCCCGGtgggaggtcagaggtcatctATAACTACGTGCAGCGGCCCTTCATCCAGCTGTCCtgggagaaggaggaagggaagagTCGACACGTGGACTTCCAGTGTGTCCGAAGCAAGAGTGTCCCCAACCTCATCGCCTCACTGGGGGAGCCAACACGACCCGCAGCCACACTCAACCCGCAGGTCGATGAGCTGGATAGGCTGATCAGCCCTGATCCCCGTCCCCAGTCTCAGgccccacccccacccaccaATGACAGTTGA
- the LOC115208149 gene encoding BTB/POZ domain-containing protein KCTD20 isoform X2, with product MAARPDFQREGRGEKNLSPLSRLPHERVTLMVDGTHFVVDPALFTAHPDTMLGRMFGPARHFTRPNAKGEYEIAEGIGASIFKVVLDFYKGGILQCPEGVSVSELREACDYLCINFDYSTVRCRDLSALLHELSNDGAKRQFDVFLEELVVPVMVSSAQEGERECHIVVLTDDDIVDWDHDNPPPMGEEYSQILYSTKLYRFFKYIENRDVAKALLKERGLKNIRIGIEGYPTCKEKVKRRPGGRSEVIYNYVQRPFIQLSWEKEEGKSRHVDFQCVRSKSVPNLIASLGEPTRPAATLNPQVDELDRLISPDPRPQSQAPPPPTNDS from the exons ATGGCAGCACGTCCAGACTTCCAACGTGAGGGGAGGGGCGAGAAGaacctgtctcccctgtctcgcCTCCCTCATGAGCGGGTGACCCTGATGGTGGACGGGACTCACTTTGTGGTGGACCCCGCCCTGTTCACTGCCCACCCTGACACCATGCTGGGGAG GATGTTTGGTCCTGCCCGTCACTTCACGCGGCCAAACGCCAAGGGAGAATATGAGATCGCTGAGGGAATCGGAGCCAGCATATTCAAAGTCGTCCTG GACTTTTACAAAGGGGGTATCCTGCAGTGTCCAGAGGGGGTGTCAGTGTCTGAGCTCAGAGAAGCGTGTGACTACCTCTGTATTAACTTTGACTACAGTACCGTCAGGTGCCGAGACCTCA GTGCGTTGCTACATGAGCTGTCCAACGACGGTGCTAAGCGTCAGTTTGATGTCTTCCTAGAGGAGCTAGTTGTCCCAGTGATGGTGTCCAGTGctcaggagggggagagggagtgtcACATCGTAGTTCTCACAGATGATGACATAGTGGATTGGGACCATGACAACCCTCCACCCATGGGAGAGGAATACTCACAGA TTCTGTACAGCACCAAGCTCTACCGCTTCTTCAAGTACATAGAGAACAGAGATGTGGCCAAAGCACTGTTAAAGGAGAGAGGACTGAAGAACATTCGCATCGGCATTGAGG GGTACCCTACCTGTAAGGAGAAGGTGAAGCGCCGTCCCGGtgggaggtcagaggtcatctATAACTACGTGCAGCGGCCCTTCATCCAGCTGTCCtgggagaaggaggaagggaagagTCGACACGTGGACTTCCAGTGTGTCCGAAGCAAGAGTGTCCCCAACCTCATCGCCTCACTGGGGGAGCCAACACGACCCGCAGCCACACTCAACCCGCAGGTCGATGAGCTGGATAGGCTGATCAGCCCTGATCCCCGTCCCCAGTCTCAGgccccacccccacccaccaATGACAGTTGA